Proteins encoded by one window of Kineococcus endophyticus:
- a CDS encoding ATP-binding protein yields the protein MCQYTPPAELVLVMDDTAGRHARRFLDEHWCRPHAADLRPQGDLVVTELVTNAVRHGAPPAALTLDCAGEAGVTVRVRDAGTELPRLRQADPGALGGRGIALVDVLSAQWGVDPGPDGKTVWSRLVA from the coding sequence GTCCTCGTCATGGACGACACGGCGGGGCGCCACGCGCGACGTTTCCTCGACGAGCACTGGTGCCGCCCGCACGCAGCGGACCTGCGGCCGCAGGGCGACCTGGTGGTGACCGAACTCGTCACCAACGCCGTCCGGCACGGCGCGCCGCCGGCGGCCCTCACGCTGGACTGCGCGGGCGAGGCCGGGGTCACGGTCCGGGTCCGCGACGCCGGCACCGAGCTCCCGCGGCTGCGGCAGGCCGACCCGGGAGCCCTCGGGGGACGGGGCATCGCCCTCGTCGACGTCCTCAGCGCCCAGTGGGGCGTGGACCCCGGACCGGACGGCAAGACGGTGTGGAGCCGCCTCGTCGCCTGA